Genomic DNA from Pseudomonas fluorescens:
ATCATCCTTGTCACGTACCTGCTGTCGGTGATCCAGTGGGTCGGGCATACCGACCGGGTGATCAATAATGCCAATGAGGCGCTCAAGCTGAGCGTGGACCTGGAAACCGGCATGCGTGGCTACCTGTTGAACGGTGACGAGCACTTTCTCGAGCCCTATGAAGTGGCCAAGCCGCGGATCGCCGTCGCGTTGGATACACTGCTGGAATTGACAGCCGACAACCCCGTCCAGACCGACCGGCTGCACAAGATACAAGCGATCCAGACGGAATGGTCCACGTACGCCCAGGGCTTGATCGACCTGCAACGCAGCAGCGGGGATTACCGGAGTGCGGCGAGGTCCGGGCGCGGCAAGCGCTTGACGGACGAGATCCGCCAAACTTTCGAGGAAATCGTCGATACCGAGCAGCAACTGCGTGCGGCGCGTAACCAGGACGTGCGCACCACCACCGTCTGGAGCATTGGCCTGTACCTGCTGTTCGTCGCCGCAGTCAGTGGATTGCTGGCCTACGTCGGTCGCCGGGATCTGTTGAGCTTGTCCGAGAGCTACAGCGCCAGCCTGAAAGTCCAGCAACGCAGCGCCCTGCACCTGGAGAAGCAGGCTTGGTTGCGCAATGGCCAGACGCAGCTGGCCGAGCAGGTCCTGGGGCAGTTGTCCCTGGACCTGTTGGGCCGCAATATCTTGCAGTTCTGTGCGAAGTACCTGGGTGTGGCGGTGGCTGCGCTCTATGTGCGGGAAGAAAATGGCGTGCTCAAGCGCGTCGCCAGCTATGGCTTGTCCCGGGAGGATGACGCACAGCAGCAGGTGATCGTCGACGGTGAAGGTATCGCTGGCCAAGCCGTCCGACAGGGGCGTCTCATTCGGTTGGATGACGTACCGGACGATTACCTGAAAGTCAGCTCCGGATTGGGGCAAGGGCTGCCCAACAGCGTGCTGGTGGCGCCCACCAGTGACGATGACCGGATCAACGGTGTCATCGAATTGGGCTTCCTGCGGCCATTGACCGAGCGCGACATTGAGATGCTGGAGCTGATTTCCGGCAATATCGGCACCTCCATCGAGGCCGCTCGTTATCGCCAGCGCTTGCAGGAAGTGCTGGCCGAAACCCAGCAGTTGAACGAAGAACTGCAAGTGCAGCAGGAAGAGCTCAAGACTGCCAACGAGGAACTGGAAGAGCAGTCGCGCATTCTCAAGGAGTCCCAGGCCCACCTCGAAGCCCAGCAGCAGGAACTGGAGCAGACCAACGAGCAATTGGCCGAACAGCGCGACGCCATGGACCAGAAGAACAGCGAGCTGAACCTGGCCCAGATCCAGTTGCAGGAGCGCGCCGAAGAGTTGCAGCGTTCGAGCAAGTACAAATCCGAGTTCCTGGCCAACATGTCCCACGAGCTGCGCACGCCGCTCAACAGTTCGTTGATCCTGTCCAAACTGCTGTCGGAAAACCCGCAGCAGAACCTCAGCGAGGAACAGGTCAAGTTTGCCGAGTCGATCTACTCCGCCGGCAACGACCTGTTGAACCTGATCAACGATATTCTCGACATCTCCAAGGTCGAGGCTGGAAAGCTGGAAGTGCGCCCGGAAAACACCAGCGTGCAGCGTCTGGTGGAGGGCCTGCGGGACATGTTCGAGCCGTTGGCAGTCGACAAGGGCCTGGAGTTCGAGGTCCAGGTATTGCCCGATGCGCCAGCGATGCTCTACACCGACCGCCAGCGCCTGGAACAGGTGATCAAGAACCTGCTCTCCAATGCCGTGAAATTTACCGAGCAAGGCACCGTCAGCCTGTCGGTGGCCGGGCAGCCGGGCTCGGGCATCGCGTTCATGGTGCGCGACTCCGGGATCGGCATCGCCGCCGATCAGCAGCAAAGCATCTTCGAAGCGTTCCGCCAGGCCGATGGCACGACTAATCGTCGTTACGGTGGCACCGGCCTGGGGTTGTCGATTTCCCGGGACCTGGCCACGTTGTTGGGCGGCTCGATCAGCGTTTCCAGCGAGCCGGGGCAGGGCAGCGTGTTTACGCTGGTAATGCCTGAACGTTATGTCGAGCCCGGAGAATCGCCGATAGAGCCGTTGACATTCATCCCGACGGCCACCGCGCCAGCGCCGGCGGCACCAAAAGCCGCACCGGCACCGCTGATCGCTGAAGTGGATACGCCGATTGCCCGATTTGCCGACGACCGCGACAAGGCGCCGTTCGACACCCGGTGCATCCTGGTGATCGAGGACGAGCCCAAGTTCGCCCGCATCCTGTTCGACCTGGCCCATGAGCTCGGTTACCAGTGCCTGGTGGCCCACGGTGCCGATGAAGGCTTCGACCTGGCCTTGCAACTGGCTCCCGACGCGATCCTTTTGGACATGCGCCTGCCGGATCACTCCGGGCTGACGGTGTTGCAGCGGCTCAAGGAGCGGGCCGAAACCCGGCACATTCCGGTGCATGTGATTTCCGTCGAAGACCGCGTCGAAGCCGCCATGCACATGGGCGCCATCGGCTATGCCGTCAAGCCGACCACCCGCGAAGAACTCAAGGATGTGTTCGCCCGCCTGGAAGCCAAGCTGACCCAGAAGGTCAAGCGGGTGTTGCTGGTGGAAGACGATGACTTGCAGCGCGACAGCATCACCCGGCTGATCGGCGATGACGATATCGAGATCACCGCCGTCGGCCTGGCCCAACAAGCCCTGGACCTGTTGCGGACCAACGTCTACGACTGCATGATCATCGACCTCAAGTTGCCGGACATGCTCGGCAATGACCTGCTCAAGCGCATGTCCAGCGAAGACATCTGTTCCTTTCCGCCGGTGATCGTCTACACCGGGCGCAACCTGACCCGCGACGAAGAGGCCGAACTGCGCAAGTATTCGCGCTCGATCATCATCAAGGGAGCCCGTTCGCCAGAGCGCCTGCTGGATGAGGTGACACTCTTTCTGCACAAAGTCGAATCCCGGTTGTCCCATGAACGGCAGCGGATGCTCAAGACCGCCCGTAGCCGCGACAAGGTGTTTGAAGGCCGCAAGGTGCTGCTGGTGGACGACGATGTGCGCAACATCTTTGCCTTGACCAGCGCCTTGGAGGCGAAGGGGGCGATTGTTGTCATCGGCCGTAACGGCCTGGAGGCGATCGATCGCCTGAACGAATTCGACGACATCGACCTGGTGCTGATGGATGTAATGATGCCGGAGATGGACGGTTTCGAAGCCACCGCGCTGATCCGCAAGGACCCGCGCTGGCGCAAGCTGCCCATTATTGCCGTGACGGCCAAGGCCATGAAGGATGATCAGGAGCGCTGCCTGGCGGCGGGTTCCAACGACTACCTGGCCAAACCGATCGATCTGGATCGTCTGTTCTCGCTGATTCGCGTGTGGTTGCCGAATATGGAAAGAATTTAGTGGAACGTGACACTGACATTGAACTTCGTTTGTTGATCGAAGCGATCTACCTCAAGTACAGCTACGATTTTCGCGACTATTCCGGTGCGTCCATCAAGCGCCGGGTCCACCATGCGCTGAGCCAGTTCGAGTGCAAGACCATTTCGGCCTTGCAGGAGCGCGTGCTGCATGACCCAGGGGCGTTCATGCAACTGCTGCAACTGCTGACGATCCCGGTCAGCGAGATGTTTCGCGACCCCACGCATTTCCTGGCCATTCGCGAGGAAATCGTGCCGCTGCTCAGGACGTATCCTTCGCTCAAGATCTGGATCGCCGGTTGCAGCACTGGGGAGGAGGTCTACTCCATGGCGATCCTGCTGCGCGAAGAAGGCCTGCTGGACCGCACGCTCATCTATGCCACCGATATCAACCCGCGCTCGTTGGAAAAAGCCAAGCAGGGGATTTTCTCCCTGGAGAACGTGCGTACCTACACCCAGAACTACCAGGCGGCCGGAGGCCGGCGCTCGTTTGCCGATTACTATACCGCCGCCTACGATTATGCGATGTTCGACAAGACCCTGTGCGAGAACGTGACCTTTGCCGATCACAGCCTGGCGACCGACAGTGTCTTTTCAGAAACTCAGTTGATTTCATGTCGCAATGTATTGATATATTTCAATAAAAAACTACAGGATCGGGCGTTCGGATTGTTTCATGAGTCCCTTTGTCACCGTGGTTTCCTGGTATTGGGCAGTAAGGAGACGTTGGATTTCTCGGCTTACGGCCATCGATTCGAGCCGTTGGTCAAACAGGAACGGATCTATCGCAAGTTATGAACCAGACGAAGGACAGATCCAACCCGCCCATCGAGGCCGTTGTCGTCGGTGCATCGGCCGGTGGCGTCGACGCGCTGCTCAAGGTCTTCGGACACCTGCGCAAAGGCTTTGGCGTGCCCATTTTGGTGGTATTGCATTTGCCGGACGAGCGCGAAAGCCAACTGGCCCGTGTCTTCGGACATCGTCTGGCGGTGCCGGTGGAGGAAGCCCGGGACAAGCAAGACATCGTGCCGGGAACCTTATATGTCGCCACGCCCGGCTATCACTTGTCGGTCGAGGCTGACCGTAGCCTGTCGTTGAGCCTGGAGGAGCCGCTGCATCATTCGCGGCCGTCCATCGATGTGTTGTTTGAATCGGCCGCCGATGTCTACGGCCAGAAATTGCTGG
This window encodes:
- a CDS encoding response regulator, producing MTPSSSVDEQSFRKLLSRNISLPLGMGALSSVFFIILVTYLLSVIQWVGHTDRVINNANEALKLSVDLETGMRGYLLNGDEHFLEPYEVAKPRIAVALDTLLELTADNPVQTDRLHKIQAIQTEWSTYAQGLIDLQRSSGDYRSAARSGRGKRLTDEIRQTFEEIVDTEQQLRAARNQDVRTTTVWSIGLYLLFVAAVSGLLAYVGRRDLLSLSESYSASLKVQQRSALHLEKQAWLRNGQTQLAEQVLGQLSLDLLGRNILQFCAKYLGVAVAALYVREENGVLKRVASYGLSREDDAQQQVIVDGEGIAGQAVRQGRLIRLDDVPDDYLKVSSGLGQGLPNSVLVAPTSDDDRINGVIELGFLRPLTERDIEMLELISGNIGTSIEAARYRQRLQEVLAETQQLNEELQVQQEELKTANEELEEQSRILKESQAHLEAQQQELEQTNEQLAEQRDAMDQKNSELNLAQIQLQERAEELQRSSKYKSEFLANMSHELRTPLNSSLILSKLLSENPQQNLSEEQVKFAESIYSAGNDLLNLINDILDISKVEAGKLEVRPENTSVQRLVEGLRDMFEPLAVDKGLEFEVQVLPDAPAMLYTDRQRLEQVIKNLLSNAVKFTEQGTVSLSVAGQPGSGIAFMVRDSGIGIAADQQQSIFEAFRQADGTTNRRYGGTGLGLSISRDLATLLGGSISVSSEPGQGSVFTLVMPERYVEPGESPIEPLTFIPTATAPAPAAPKAAPAPLIAEVDTPIARFADDRDKAPFDTRCILVIEDEPKFARILFDLAHELGYQCLVAHGADEGFDLALQLAPDAILLDMRLPDHSGLTVLQRLKERAETRHIPVHVISVEDRVEAAMHMGAIGYAVKPTTREELKDVFARLEAKLTQKVKRVLLVEDDDLQRDSITRLIGDDDIEITAVGLAQQALDLLRTNVYDCMIIDLKLPDMLGNDLLKRMSSEDICSFPPVIVYTGRNLTRDEEAELRKYSRSIIIKGARSPERLLDEVTLFLHKVESRLSHERQRMLKTARSRDKVFEGRKVLLVDDDVRNIFALTSALEAKGAIVVIGRNGLEAIDRLNEFDDIDLVLMDVMMPEMDGFEATALIRKDPRWRKLPIIAVTAKAMKDDQERCLAAGSNDYLAKPIDLDRLFSLIRVWLPNMERI
- a CDS encoding CheR family methyltransferase; the protein is MERDTDIELRLLIEAIYLKYSYDFRDYSGASIKRRVHHALSQFECKTISALQERVLHDPGAFMQLLQLLTIPVSEMFRDPTHFLAIREEIVPLLRTYPSLKIWIAGCSTGEEVYSMAILLREEGLLDRTLIYATDINPRSLEKAKQGIFSLENVRTYTQNYQAAGGRRSFADYYTAAYDYAMFDKTLCENVTFADHSLATDSVFSETQLISCRNVLIYFNKKLQDRAFGLFHESLCHRGFLVLGSKETLDFSAYGHRFEPLVKQERIYRKL
- a CDS encoding chemotaxis protein CheB, with the protein product MNQTKDRSNPPIEAVVVGASAGGVDALLKVFGHLRKGFGVPILVVLHLPDERESQLARVFGHRLAVPVEEARDKQDIVPGTLYVATPGYHLSVEADRSLSLSLEEPLHHSRPSIDVLFESAADVYGQKLLAVVLTGANNDGACGLAKVRALGGITVVQDPNEAQVSTMPEAALALHEPDHILTLQGIGQLLAGLE